The nucleotide sequence CATGCCAGCCTGTTGCACGCCAAGGGTCTCGCACTGGTTCGCGCGGGCAAGACGCCCGAGGCGCTGGCCTGGCTCAAGCGCGCCACCGATGCCGCGCCGGACAGCGCCCGCTTCGCCTATGTCTATGCGGTCGCCCTGCAATCGTCCGGGCAGATCGATGCGGCGAAGAGCGTCCTGGCGAAGGCGCTGAAGGTCTCGCCGTACGACCCGGCGCTGCTCTTCACCCTCGCCGCCATCGAGCGCGATGCCCATGACTGGGTCGCTGCGCGCGGCTATGCGGAGCGGCTGCTGGCGGTCGCCCCCGCATCCGGCGATGCCCAGCAGCTCAAGCAATCCATCGAGGAAGCCGCCCGGGCGCCTAAGTAAAACTACTGGCGCGCATTCGGTGAATTTACGGTAACCACCGCCTGCGCGCCGTGCTGATATCCCCCTTCGTCAGGGCCTCGAACGCCACGGCTCCCACGACGCGGTCACCGGCAAGGACGAAGCGAACATACCCGGCCAGGATGCGTTGCCCCGGGTACGGTGCATCGCCCCGCGAGAACAGTCGTTCACGCAAGGGAGCGAGCGTATGTCCATCGTCCGTGCGCGGCTGGCCGCCGCCATCCTGGCCCTCGTTGCGTCGGTCTTCATCGTGCCCGGCTTCGCGGCGGACTCCCCGCCCAAGCATGCCGCCAAGCATGCGAAGCGGCCGAAGATGACGACCGACATACCGTCGTCGCTGACCATTCCCCCTTCCGTCGACACGCCTATCGGCACGCTCAACTTCAAGGACGGCGTACCCGACGAAGACACCGCGCAAAAGGCTTACGACAACCTCGATTTCCAGCGGGCCGTGCAGGCTTTCCTCGATACGCAGCAGGCCGCCTCGCTGGCCGCGATGCGCAAGGGGATTCATAGTGCCGGTGGCAGCGCGCATGCCGCCCTGCTGTTCGGTGACCTGCTCGATTCGAAGTCGTTGTTCCTCACCGCCAATACGGACACCGTCTACGCGACGGCGTGGATCGACCTGCATGAAGGCCCGGTCGTGGTGGAAGTGCCACCCCATGTGCTGGGCCTCGTCGACGATTTCTGGTTCCACTACGTCACCGACATCGGCCTGGCCGGCCCCGACGGCGGCAAGGGCGCGAAGTACCTGTTTGTCCCGCCGGGCTACAGCGGCGAAGTGCCGGCGGGCTACTACGTGTCGCGTCCGCGTACCTTCGGCAACTGGCTGATCCTTCGCGGCTTCACCGAAAACGGCAACCCGCGTCCTGCCGCCGCCAACATGCGCAAGCTGCGGATCTTCGCGCTGGCGAAGGCGGACAAACCGCCGCCGTTCCATTTCGTCAATGTCACCGGCAAGGCTTTCAATACGATCCAGGCCTCCGACGCGTCGTTCTTCGAGCAGGTCAACGAAGTGGTGCAGGAAGAGCCCGCCGAAGCGAGCGATCCGGAGACGCTGGGCGTGCTTGCATCCATCGGCATCGTCAAAGGCCAGCCGTTCGCGCCGGATGCGCGCATGAGGAAGATCCTCGGCGAGGCTGCCACCGTGGGGCAGGCCACGCTGCGTTCCATGGTGTATCGCAATCGCGACAAGGCCGCGAAGATCTATCCCGACGGTTCATGGGTCACCGGTTTCATCGGCGGCAGTTCGACGTTTGAGCACAACGGCGTGCGCCTGCTCGACCCGCGCTCGATGTTCTTCTTCATGGCCACCGGCATCACGCCGGCGATGAGCGAAGCGAAACCCGGCATGGGCTCGCAATACGCGGCCAACTACGTCGACGCGCACGGCCAGATGCTCGACGGCGGCAAGAGCTATCGCGTGCATTTGCCCAGCGGCATCCCGGCGAAAAATTTCTGGTCGCTGGTGGTCTACGACACGCAGACGCGCTCGGAACTGCAGACGGATCAGCGGTTGCCGGGGATCGGGAGCCAGAAACAAGGGCTGGCCAAGAATGGCGATGGATCGGTGGACGTGCACTTCGGGCCGACGGCGCCGAAGGGAAAAGGCGTGAACTGGGTGCAGACGCTGCCGGGGAAGGGGTGGTTCGTGATTCTGCGGTTGTATGGG is from Dyella terrae and encodes:
- a CDS encoding DUF1254 domain-containing protein, with amino-acid sequence MSIVRARLAAAILALVASVFIVPGFAADSPPKHAAKHAKRPKMTTDIPSSLTIPPSVDTPIGTLNFKDGVPDEDTAQKAYDNLDFQRAVQAFLDTQQAASLAAMRKGIHSAGGSAHAALLFGDLLDSKSLFLTANTDTVYATAWIDLHEGPVVVEVPPHVLGLVDDFWFHYVTDIGLAGPDGGKGAKYLFVPPGYSGEVPAGYYVSRPRTFGNWLILRGFTENGNPRPAAANMRKLRIFALAKADKPPPFHFVNVTGKAFNTIQASDASFFEQVNEVVQEEPAEASDPETLGVLASIGIVKGQPFAPDARMRKILGEAATVGQATLRSMVYRNRDKAAKIYPDGSWVTGFIGGSSTFEHNGVRLLDPRSMFFFMATGITPAMSEAKPGMGSQYAANYVDAHGQMLDGGKSYRVHLPSGIPAKNFWSLVVYDTQTRSELQTDQRLPGIGSQKQGLAKNGDGSVDVHFGPTAPKGKGVNWVQTLPGKGWFVILRLYGPTEGWFEKSWRPGEVEEE